The genomic region AGCAGTTGCTGCTCCGCGGAGTAAAGGTCACGCAGAAGGGAGACGTACAGGTCATTGAGAGTGTGATAGCGCATGGTCATTCTCCTTGCGTCGCTGAGATCGTCTGGACGGGTGTCAGAACAAAGCAATGACCTCGCGGGGTCTTCCCCGTGATTTTCTCTTGCTCTGCCTGTGGCGGTTGTTTCCCCATTGCATTATGCACAAGTCAGGGTTAATCAGCGTTTAAAGCCCGTGAAGCATATCCTGAGAAACGCTCAGCACCTGACACTTTGGGAAATTGATGTACTGGACGTTGGAAATGGCGTCCTGAGAAGCCGCAGGCAGTCCCAGAAGACCTCGCCGCCCCAGCGAGCCGCCTGACTCAGGATCTGCCACCCGATCCGGGGTTGACTCACAACCGCTCGCCCGCGCTTGTCCCGCCGAGGAGCGTGGGTCTCTGTCCGACGCGCCCCAACCCGGGTCATCCAGGTGAGCCGGATACAGAGCAGTCCAAAGAGCCGCGAGATTCGCTCTGAGGCCGTCATATGCGTCGCCTCCGCCCCTCACCTCAGCCCGCGGGACTTCAGCGAGGAAAATGCCGATTCAATCGCCCAGCGGAGCCGATAGGTCCGCAACACGTCCAGCACGGACAAGTCGGATGCCACGACCACCCTGTCCCTCGTGGGGGTTCTGGCAACTTCATTTGCGCTGGGCGAGCAGAGTGCAGCAGGCGGCTTGATTCTCAATATGTCTTCAACAGGCGCATGAAGAAGGATCTGGCGGCCTCGGTATCGCGGTGCTCCTGAACGAGAACGTCGAGGACGTCTCCATACTCGTCTACCGCCCGCCACAGCCGGTGGGTGACCCCTCCGACCCTCACGTTCATTTCATCCAAATGTCACCGAGAACCCCGTCGGGGTTCTCGGTGACGCAGTTCCTCAGTCAGGAGCGGAGCAAAAGCAAGTTTGATGTTCCACTTCCGCAAGGTCTCGTGGCTGACCACGCCCCCGCGCTCATGGAGGAGTTCCTGCACGTCACGTTGACTGAGCGAGAACCGATGGTAGAGCCGCAGGGCGTAGCCGATGACGCTCAAGGGAAATCGATGACGGTACGGCTCCTGGCCGCTCACAGCTCGGCCTGCCGAGGTTAAGTTGCCAGAACCCCGGGGAGCTTGGCCGCCACGACATCAAGCTTCTGAATGTCGGGTGCCTGTGCGAACAGTTCGGCGTTCTCCTGGAGTGCCGCTGCAACGCGGCCCGACAGGTGCGCTTCCCGGCCTGACTCGTCGGGAAATACATCGAAGATGCCGAAGGTCGAAGG from Deinococcus budaensis harbors:
- a CDS encoding putative quinol monooxygenase, with protein sequence MVTLGLLVRLEAKPGKEADVENFLKGGMSLVEQEPATTAWFAIRLGPSTFGIFDVFPDESGREAHLSGRVAAALQENAELFAQAPDIQKLDVVAAKLPGVLAT